In the genome of Dyadobacter fermentans DSM 18053, the window CCCTTCCGGCCGATCGCCCCGCCCGCGCCTGCCACGGCGTGGCATATCTTTTTCCGGGGCGCTCGGCATTAACATATTCAAACATCAACAATCTACATCGTTATGGCAAAAGACCGATCAGGAGGATTTCATCCCACTAAAGGAAAACCATCCGGCGGCCGCCCGGAAGGACTGGGCGTTTCCACCGCCCCGCCGGAGGAAATCGAGGAGTTCCTCGACCGGACCGACCAATATGTTCAGGATGACGAAACATTAGATCCCACAGTCCCTGTGCGCCACCCCAACAGGCGTACCGGCGGCGGTAACGGCAGTTCCCGCAAGCCTAATCTGCGCGGATCGGACACCACCATCGAAATGGCCACCGCGCCGGATGTGGAAACCGAGCCGGAGCAGCTGCCCGACCTTCCGGACAAGGAATTATTCGCCGAACTCGCCGGATTCCAGTCGGATTGTTGCGTCACCATTTACCTGCCCACGCACCAGGCGGGCGTGGAAGTGAATGAAAAACACGACGCCATTTTGCTAAAAAATACATTAAAGGACGTGGCCGCACAGCTGGCGGGCCAGGGCATCGAAACCGCCCGCATTGAGCAACTCCTCACGCCGGCGTATGGCTTATTGCAGCAAGATCGGTTTTGGGGCAGAATGGAGAAGGGGCTGGCCATTTTTATTGCCGACGGCTATTTCAAATACCTCAAAATGCGCGTAGCACCGCAGCACGAGGCCGTTTGTCAGAAGCGCTTTTACATGACGCCGCTCATTCCGGCGCTCGCCTGCAAAACATATTTCTACCTGCTGGTGATCAACAAGCAGAAATGCAAACTGTTCCGCGCCGACGCTTCCGGCATGGAACCGATTGAAATTCCGGAACTTCCGGATGAAATGCTGGACGTTAAAAGATTGTCGGATAAGGACGCCAGTACTTTCCGCGCGGGCGTGAGCTCGGGCGCGGGCGGGGCCAATTTCCATGGCATGGGCGGCGGCAATCCCGATCATAAGGATACCATCGCCGTCTATTTCGAGGCAGTCGACGATATCATTTACAAAGAAGTGCTGCATGCGGAAAATGTGCCGCTCTTGCTCGCAGGCGTCGAATACCTGATCCCGATTTACCGCTCCGTGAGCGATTACCACAACATCTGCCCCGAATCGCTCACCGGCAGCCACGAGCACGACGAGCTGCACCATCTCTATGCCCAGGCGCGGGAGATCATGCAGCCGTATTTCGACCACGGCCTGGACAAGGCGCTGACGATCTACGCCAACCAGTCGGCCTCGCCGCTGAGCTCATCGGTGATTGACGACATCATTCCTGCTGCTTACTATGGCCGGATTTCGCATCTGTTTATACAAAAAGGAACACATATCCACGGTCAGTTCGACGAAATGAATGCAAAACTCGACATGCAGGAAAGCGGTCAGGAGTCGGCCGAGGACCTCGCGGATATGGCGGTGATCAAAACGCTTACCCAAGGCGGGGATGTGTACCTGCTTCCTGAGGAACGAATGCCGGTGCCTTCGCCAATGGCGGCGGTATTCCGATACTGATATAGTTTTTTTGAGGTTGGTTAATGTAAATGGAGCGGGGCATTTTCAATGTCCTGTTCCATTTTGTTTTTTGGGCCGGGCCAAATAATATGGTCTTTAAAACAAATAAAACAGGCCCTTAAAACAAAACAGCCTCAGGCAGCCCCGCCTACCTTTGTTCCATCAAAAACAAATTCATTTTTATGGAACATTCAACAGCAACAGCCTCACAAACAAATCATCATCAAAAACCCACCGACTCGGGGTTCGATGCATTTTCCACCGCGCAGGACGTAATCCGGGGCATTGACCTCACAGGTAAGACGATCATCGTCACAGGCGGTTACGCCGGCATCGGCCTGGAAACCGTGAAGACATTCGCGCAAGCCGGTGCCCGGGTGATCGTGCCAGCCCGGGATGTCCCGAAAGCTGCCCGCAACCTGGCCGGCATTCCCAACACAACGGTAGAGTCTCTCGACCTTACCAGCCCGGCTTCGATTGATAGTTTTGCGGCGCGGTTCTTGGAAAGCGGCCAGCCGCTGGATATATTGGTCAATAATGCGGGCATTATGTGGGTACCGCTTCTGCGGGACGCCCGTGGCTATGAATCGCAGCTCTCGACGAACCATCTTGGTCATTTCCAGCTGACGGCCCGCTTGTGGCCGGCATTGAAACTATCGGGAAATGCGCGGGTGATCAGTGTGTCGTCTTTCGGTCACCATATCGCGCCGTTCGATTTCGACGATCCCAATTTCGAGCAAAGGGAATATGAAACACTGGCTGGCTACGGGCAGTC includes:
- a CDS encoding SDR family NAD(P)-dependent oxidoreductase; protein product: MEHSTATASQTNHHQKPTDSGFDAFSTAQDVIRGIDLTGKTIIVTGGYAGIGLETVKTFAQAGARVIVPARDVPKAARNLAGIPNTTVESLDLTSPASIDSFAARFLESGQPLDILVNNAGIMWVPLLRDARGYESQLSTNHLGHFQLTARLWPALKLSGNARVISVSSFGHHIAPFDFDDPNFEQREYETLAGYGQSKTANNLFAVALDHLGQSHGVRAFSLHPGSVNGTELGRVAPMELFRQMGTHDADGNIYPEVARKLKTIPQGAATTIWCATSPKLEGLGGLYCENADVAEVDHGNIAHRYDEPLTLRGVKPYSIDPGNARRLWTLSEQLTGIDFKPN
- a CDS encoding baeRF7 domain-containing protein codes for the protein MAKDRSGGFHPTKGKPSGGRPEGLGVSTAPPEEIEEFLDRTDQYVQDDETLDPTVPVRHPNRRTGGGNGSSRKPNLRGSDTTIEMATAPDVETEPEQLPDLPDKELFAELAGFQSDCCVTIYLPTHQAGVEVNEKHDAILLKNTLKDVAAQLAGQGIETARIEQLLTPAYGLLQQDRFWGRMEKGLAIFIADGYFKYLKMRVAPQHEAVCQKRFYMTPLIPALACKTYFYLLVINKQKCKLFRADASGMEPIEIPELPDEMLDVKRLSDKDASTFRAGVSSGAGGANFHGMGGGNPDHKDTIAVYFEAVDDIIYKEVLHAENVPLLLAGVEYLIPIYRSVSDYHNICPESLTGSHEHDELHHLYAQAREIMQPYFDHGLDKALTIYANQSASPLSSSVIDDIIPAAYYGRISHLFIQKGTHIHGQFDEMNAKLDMQESGQESAEDLADMAVIKTLTQGGDVYLLPEERMPVPSPMAAVFRY